The DNA segment CGCACAGCCGCCTCTACGAGGGCACGCTGCTGCCGGCCGCGCTGCAGACCCAGATCCAGGGCGCGTACTCCGGTCCGATCTCGGCGCAGATCACCCGCCACGTCTATTCGCGGGACCGCCAGCGCGTGCTCGTGCCGCGGGGAACGGTCGCTCTGGGCCGGTCCGGGTCGGTCACCGGACCGTTCCAGGACCGCCTGGCGGTTTCGTTCCACCGTCTCATCTTCCCCGACGGACGGTGGGTGCGGCTCGACTTCACCGGATTGAACTCGGTCGGCGAGACCTCGCTCCGCGATCAGGTCAACCGGCACTACGTCAGCACGTTCGGCACCGCCGGGGCCATAGGGCTGCTGGCCGGGCTGTCCACCGCCGGGCAGGGGTCGCAATTGATGGGAACGATGTCCCAGCAGATGGCGAACCTGTCGCTGCAACTGCTCTCCCACTACATGAACCGGCGTCCCGAGGTAACGATCCGCGCCGGCCACCGCGTCAACATCCGGCTCACCTCCGACGTAATCGTCCCCGACTACGCGGCGTGGGAGCCCCGCTGAGCGGGACGCTCGGCCGGCCGCGCGTCGCTATCCTTCCGCCTGCCGCACGGCGCGGCAGGAAGGGGGATGTCTCGTGACCAGCTCGGATCGGGTTTCGGTGCGCGCGCGTGCGGCGCGCCTCGTCCTTGCGGCCGGGGTCAGGCCGCCGCGCCGGCCGGGGTTGCAGCGCCCGGCGCGCCGCCTGCTTGCCGCGGCGCTCGTCGTCTGCGCCGCCGCCGCCTCGGTGCGTCCGCTGCACGCGCAGTTCTTCGACCCGGCAGCCGTTGCGGTGGCACAGCAGATGGGGGCGCTGGTGGCCGAGACGATCGCGCTCAAGCGTCTCGTCGAGAACCAGCGCGACCAGGCGCGGGCGCACGTGCTCGGCAAGCTGGCGCCGCTGACCGGACGCCTGACGACGGTCTTCGACTCCATCGACCGCTCGATGGCGTTCGTCTACTCGCCGTACCTGAATCCGCCGGCGAGTCCGGATCCGATTCCGACGCGTCCGGTCAATCAGGTCGTCCGCCCCTGCGCGGCCGGGGCGTCGTGGAACGTGGACGATCCGGACCAGGCGTTCTGCCTGGAGCCCGTGCTCGCCGAGACGGCGATCGAGCGCGTGCACGCCCGGCTCGACGCGGCGTACGGCGCCGCCGCCGAGGCGCTCTACGGCACCACCCGCATCAGCGTGGACCCGGCCACGCGTGTCGTCACCGTCCAGCAGACCAACGCCGCGCAGCTGCCGGCGCACGTCGTCGAGCTGCGCGCGGCCCATGACGACAGCGTCCGCGCCCGCGGCCGGCTGCTTCGCGAATCGGACGAGGCGAACGTCGAGGAGACCGCCGGGCGG comes from the Acidobacteriota bacterium genome and includes:
- a CDS encoding TrbI/VirB10 family protein is translated as MPDLARGDGAPAARYADAGAGAAPAAGRFRLGPSADGGDAVGVVVTPDDGAHSRLYEGTLLPAALQTQIQGAYSGPISAQITRHVYSRDRQRVLVPRGTVALGRSGSVTGPFQDRLAVSFHRLIFPDGRWVRLDFTGLNSVGETSLRDQVNRHYVSTFGTAGAIGLLAGLSTAGQGSQLMGTMSQQMANLSLQLLSHYMNRRPEVTIRAGHRVNIRLTSDVIVPDYAAWEPR